In a genomic window of Melopsittacus undulatus isolate bMelUnd1 chromosome 1, bMelUnd1.mat.Z, whole genome shotgun sequence:
- the VILL gene encoding villin-like protein, which produces MTDSDINLPTIERKLGLQIWGIENMKMVPIPEKAYGTFFEGDCYIILHTKRTSRGSAVDLHYWIGKDSSQDEQGAAALYVTQLDNVLGGNPVQHREVQGHESETFQSYFRNGIIYKKGGVASGFKHVETNMYNIKRLLHVKGKKHVSATEVALSWDSFNKGDVFLLDLGKVLIQWNGPSCCIAEKSRGLMLARSIRDSERGGRAQIGIIDNEKDSPDLMQIMKMVLGERRGELRDAIPDTKADELQKANVRLYHVYEKENDLVVQEIATRPLTQDLLQHEDCYILDQGGFKIYVWRGKASSLEEKKAAFTRAVGFIQAKGYPSSVNIEVINDGAESAMFKQLFQRWTEKDETQGLGKIYTTGKIAKVEQVKFDTTQLHARPELAAEQRMVDDASGEIEVWRIEDLQMQPVNPKTYGQFYGGDCYLVLYTYLRSGRPHYVLYMWQGRHASVDEITACALNAIELDKKYGDEAVQVRVTMGKEPAHFLAIFKGKLIIYEGGTSRAQKNTPEPAIRLFQVRGTDEMNTKATEVPARASSLNSNDVFLLTTSQICYLWCGKGCSGDEREMAKMVANIVSKRDKHTILEGQEPAEFWEALGGKAPYASEKRFQEQTTQYQPRLFECSNQTGRFIMTEVVGFCQEDLDEDDVMLLDTWEEIFLWIGKASNTYERNEAIASAKEYLKTHPAGRDLATPIILVKQGYEPLNFTGWFNAWDPYKWSDGKSYEEMKNSLGDMSAISEIKVDLNNISLNKSTLSMTNLAGSSMANASPEYKSHFNHNDSNSYCNSSNYNSDSSPSLVPNGEGIYSREVLMNRTVDEIPEGVDPTKKEYYLSDADFYDIFGKSKDEFYQMPKWKQQNEKKQYGLF; this is translated from the exons ATGACAGACAGTGACATAAATCTCCCAACTATCGAGAGAAAGCTGGGACTACAGATATGGGGCATAGAG AATATGAAGATGGTTCCTATACCTGAAAAGGCCTATGGGACATTTTTTGAAGGAGACTGTTACATAATTCTGCAT ACCAAAAGAACCTCTCGTGGATCTGCTGTAGATTTGCATTACTGGATTGGCAAGGATTCGTCTCAGGATGAGCAAGGTGCCGCAGCCCTGTATGTCACCCAGCTGGACAATGTGCTCGGGGGGAACCCTGTGCAGCACCGGGAAGTGCAGGGACATGAGTCTGAGACCTTCCAAAGCTACTTCCGCAATGGCATTAT CTACAAGAAGGGAGGAGTGGCTTCAGGATTTAAGCATGTGGAGACCAATATGTACAACATCAAGCGTCTTCTTCATGTCAAGGGGAAGAAACATGTATCAGCCACAGAG GTAGCGCTTTCCTGGGACAGTTTCAATAAAGGTGATGTGTTCCTGCTGGACCTTGGGAAAGTGCTGATTCAGTGGAATGGACCCAGCTGCTGCATTGCTGAGAAATCCAGA GGTCTCATGCTGGCTCGCAGCATCAGGGACAGTGAAAGAGGTGGCCGCGCTCAAATTGGCATCATTGACAACGAGAAAGACTCCCCGGACCTCATGCAGATCATGAAGATGGTGCTGGGTGAGAGGCGTGGGGAGCTCCGAGATGCCATCCCGGATACAAAAGCGGAtgagctgcagaaagcaaatgtcCGGCTATACCA TGTctatgagaaggaaaatgacCTGGTGGTACAGGAGATAGCCACCCGGCCCCTGACACaggatctgctccagcatgag GACTGCTATATTTTAGACCAAGGTGGTTTTAAGATTTATGTCTGGAGAGGAAAAGCCTccagcctggaagagaaaaaagcagcCTTCACTCGAGCTGTG GGTTTTATCCAAGCCAAAGGCTATCCTTCATCCGTCAACATTGAAGTGATCAATGATGGAGCAGAGTCAGCCATGtttaaacagcttttccagAGGTGGACCGAAAAGGATGAAACACAAGGACTGGGCAAAATCTACACTACTGGCAAAATTG CCAAGGTGGAGCAAGTGAAGTTTGACACCACACAGCTCCATGCCAGACCGGAGCTAGCTGCTGAGCAGAGGATGGTAGATGATGCCTCTGGGGAGATAGAG GTGTGGAGGATTGAGGACTTGCAAATGCAGCCAGTGAATCCCAAGACATATGGGCAGTTCTATGGGGGTGATTGCTACCTGGTCCTGTACACCTACTTGAGATCAGGCAGGCCTCACTATGTCCTCTACATGTGGCAG GGCCGCCATGCCTCTGTGGATGAAATCACTGCCTGTGCCCTGAACGCCATTGAGCTGGACAAGAAGTATGGGGATGAGGCTGTGCAGGTGCGCGTGACAATGGGCAAGGAGCCCGCACACTTCCTGGCCATCTTCAAGGGCAAGCTGATCATTTACGAG GGTGGCACAAGCCGGGCTCAGAAAAACACACCTGAGCCAGCGATCCGCCTCTTCCAGGTGAGGGGCACGGATGAGATGAACACAAAGGCCACAGAGGTGCCAGCCAGGGCCTCCTCACTCAATTCCAATGATGTCTTCCTGCTGACAACCAGCCAAATCTGCTACCTGTGGTGTGGGAAG GGATGCAGTGGAGATGAGAGGGAGATGGCAAAAATGGTAGCTAACATCGTTTCCAAGAGGGACAAGCACACTATTTTGGAAGGACAAGAGCCAGCAGAGTTCTGGGAAGCCTTAGGTGGCAAAGCACCTTATGCCAGTGAAAAGAG GTTTCAAGAACAGACCACTCAGTACCAGCCTCGCCTCTTTGAGTGCTCCAACCAGACTGGTCGATTCATCATGACAGAGGTGGTGGGCTTCTGCCAGGAAGACTTGGATGAAGATGATGTCATGCTGCTAGACACATGGGAAGAG ATTTTCCTTTGGATTGGCAAAGCCTCCAACACATATGAGAGGAATGAGGCAATTGCCTCAGCTAAGGAGTATCTCAAGACTCATCCAGCAGGAAGAGACTTGGCAACTCCAATAATACTGGTGAAGCAGGGCTATGAACCCCTCAACTTCACAGGATGGTTCAATGCTTGGGACCCCTACAAATGGAGT GATGGCAAGTCCTATGAGGAGATGAAGAACAGCTTAGGAGACATGTCAGCTATATCCGAGATCAAAGTG GACCTTAACAACATCAGCCTGAACAAGAGTACCCTCAGCATGACCAACTTGGCAGGTTCAAGTATGGCAAATGCTTCTCCAGAGTATAAATCACACTTCAACCACAATGACAGCAACAGCTACTGCAATAGCAGCAACTACAACAGTGACAGCAGCCCTTCTCTGGTGCCCAATGGTGAAGGAATTTATTCCCGAGAGGTGCTGATGAACAGGACAGTTGATGAAATTCCAGAAGGCGTGGATCCCACTAAAAAAGAG TACTATCTCTCTGATGCTGATTTCTACGATATCTTTGGGAAGTCCAAGGATGAGTTCTACCAGATGCCCAAATGGAAGCAGCAGAACGAGAAGAAGCAGTATGGACTCTTCTGA